One genomic window of Caldivirga maquilingensis IC-167 includes the following:
- a CDS encoding alpha-mannosidase: MSREVDLGGVEGLAFELMASSVGRYASINDWELLNNGVNVNLPYRTGAGPNDNLMFRTRVTVPETKHRWFIKILLTGNALIRINNEAWGYDEAHTYFPVNPGVNVIEVNATPRALFGQHTWDFRFDYAYLIEVNWSIMRLGLRLLALIDFIEHLPKDNPLRVDLEELLINVTKGIRVNPTLSQVTLTLMMLYDSPYSQFFNRMDLRRPDGSYVMGVGLHGLGVVKGFLSDIPKTIDPDSIPIHEIEDKLNSGLIKLSEKYPKEGLLVAVGHSHIDAAWLWPRGETIRKVIRTFSTMVNLIKEYGISFLQSSAQYYKWVEDNDPGLFNEVKKLIESGKWIIAGGMWIESDANIIDGESLARQFLYGQRYFLSRFGRMAKVGWLPDTFGFSANLPQIMRKSGIEVFSSWRIITHSLTEFPLHAFTWIGIDGSEIPTQVILVNYNNAHTPLNAYQAWSMYRGKDTLPQLIYPYGYGDGGGGPTREMIEYRELINELPSVPRVIEFREDDYVAALSSVKDKLPKWSGEIHVENFIGTYTTNLPIKELVAKSEAQLTDAEASVTMAYAVGAGDHGLSEINELWMRLLFNQFHDIVPGSAIKEVYDEAYSELRNLLLRSSELMSEAVSAVGRKLGLGDSLIVFNPLPWGRSGVIKIPRSIEVNLECQDNGEDRFVYVNTPAMGFSAYGVNGKCINPSNGVLVTRTGDGFSLENEYVKVNLNNKGDADSLIIKKSGVNVLKEPIKLMAHVERPLISDAWRFSLDSLNEGYELSTVSEPSLTITGPLISCVSSIKEFNKSRITQEVCLRKGSPVVEVKYSINWLDKGILVKTWINTVINAEEAVFDIPFGSLRRSTNPQVQLREGKIEVPALRWVDVSDNVKGLAVIAPSRHGYSVSGGRIGLSLLRSPTFPNPWSDVGEMETSIYLYPHLGNYQDAEVPRVTYEITHGLKYVIITGESRNQGVGQWSFMHVNPPEAMLTALKVAEDSMNELILRLYNPYERQVNVSIGINGVKVKGVTETDIIEKNEVGTLSGLNNILLKPFEIKTIRIKYDAGS; this comes from the coding sequence ATGAGTCGTGAAGTTGATTTAGGGGGTGTTGAGGGCTTAGCCTTCGAGTTAATGGCATCCTCAGTGGGTAGGTATGCTTCAATTAATGACTGGGAATTACTGAATAATGGGGTTAACGTTAATTTACCGTACAGGACCGGTGCAGGGCCTAATGATAACCTCATGTTTAGGACAAGGGTTACTGTACCTGAAACCAAGCATAGGTGGTTCATTAAGATTCTACTCACCGGTAATGCACTGATTAGAATTAATAATGAGGCCTGGGGTTACGATGAGGCCCACACCTACTTCCCAGTTAACCCTGGGGTTAACGTTATTGAGGTTAACGCCACACCGAGGGCGCTCTTCGGTCAGCATACCTGGGACTTCAGGTTTGATTACGCTTACTTAATTGAGGTTAATTGGAGTATTATGAGGCTTGGATTAAGGTTACTGGCACTCATAGACTTCATTGAGCATTTACCTAAGGATAACCCGCTTAGAGTTGACCTTGAGGAATTACTAATTAACGTGACTAAGGGGATTAGGGTTAACCCAACGTTGAGTCAAGTCACCTTAACCCTAATGATGCTTTACGACTCACCGTACTCTCAATTCTTCAATAGAATGGACCTCAGGAGACCTGATGGTAGCTATGTAATGGGTGTTGGGTTACATGGACTAGGGGTTGTTAAGGGTTTTCTAAGCGACATACCTAAAACCATAGACCCCGATTCAATACCAATCCATGAAATTGAGGATAAGTTAAATTCAGGGTTAATTAAGTTGAGTGAAAAGTACCCTAAGGAGGGTTTACTGGTTGCTGTTGGGCATAGTCACATTGATGCAGCGTGGCTGTGGCCTAGGGGTGAGACTATTAGGAAGGTTATTAGGACGTTCTCAACAATGGTTAACCTAATTAAGGAGTATGGTATTAGCTTCCTTCAAAGCTCAGCCCAGTACTATAAGTGGGTTGAGGATAATGACCCCGGTCTCTTCAATGAGGTTAAGAAGCTTATTGAATCAGGTAAATGGATTATTGCGGGTGGAATGTGGATTGAGAGTGATGCTAATATTATTGATGGTGAATCCCTAGCTAGGCAATTCCTATACGGTCAAAGATACTTCCTAAGCAGATTCGGGAGAATGGCTAAGGTGGGTTGGTTACCGGACACCTTCGGCTTCTCGGCGAATCTACCTCAAATAATGAGGAAGAGCGGTATAGAGGTCTTCTCATCATGGAGAATAATAACCCACTCCTTAACAGAATTCCCACTCCACGCCTTCACCTGGATTGGTATCGATGGTTCAGAAATACCCACGCAGGTAATCCTAGTTAACTACAATAATGCCCACACCCCACTTAACGCCTACCAGGCATGGTCAATGTACAGGGGTAAGGATACACTACCCCAGTTAATATACCCCTACGGCTACGGTGACGGTGGCGGTGGACCCACTAGGGAGATGATTGAGTACAGGGAATTAATCAATGAGCTACCAAGCGTCCCAAGGGTTATTGAATTCAGGGAGGATGATTACGTGGCTGCATTAAGCAGTGTTAAGGATAAGTTACCTAAATGGAGTGGTGAAATACACGTAGAGAACTTCATAGGAACATACACCACCAACCTACCGATTAAGGAATTAGTAGCTAAATCAGAGGCACAGCTCACTGATGCTGAGGCATCAGTAACAATGGCGTATGCAGTGGGTGCAGGTGACCATGGTTTAAGTGAAATCAATGAACTGTGGATGAGACTACTATTCAATCAATTCCACGACATAGTACCAGGCTCAGCAATCAAGGAGGTTTACGATGAAGCGTACAGTGAGTTAAGGAACTTATTACTAAGGAGCAGTGAATTAATGAGTGAAGCCGTTTCGGCGGTGGGGAGGAAATTGGGTTTAGGGGATTCATTAATCGTGTTTAACCCACTCCCATGGGGTAGAAGCGGGGTTATTAAAATACCGAGGAGCATTGAAGTCAACCTGGAGTGCCAGGATAATGGTGAAGACAGGTTCGTGTACGTGAATACACCAGCAATGGGGTTTAGTGCATATGGAGTAAACGGTAAGTGCATAAACCCGAGTAATGGGGTTTTAGTCACCAGGACTGGTGACGGCTTCTCCCTTGAGAATGAATACGTTAAGGTTAATTTAAATAATAAGGGTGATGCGGATTCATTGATCATTAAGAAGAGTGGCGTCAACGTATTGAAGGAGCCCATTAAATTAATGGCCCATGTTGAGAGGCCTCTTATTTCAGATGCATGGCGCTTCTCACTAGACTCATTGAACGAGGGCTATGAGTTAAGCACCGTGTCGGAGCCGTCATTAACCATCACTGGTCCATTAATATCATGTGTGAGTAGTATTAAGGAGTTTAATAAGTCGAGGATAACCCAGGAGGTGTGTTTAAGGAAGGGTTCACCGGTTGTTGAGGTTAAGTACAGTATTAATTGGTTGGATAAGGGCATACTGGTGAAGACCTGGATTAACACAGTAATTAATGCCGAGGAGGCGGTCTTCGACATACCCTTCGGGTCACTGCGCAGGTCGACTAATCCGCAGGTTCAATTAAGGGAGGGGAAGATTGAGGTTCCAGCCCTCAGGTGGGTTGATGTTTCAGATAACGTGAAGGGCCTAGCCGTAATAGCACCATCAAGACATGGCTACAGTGTGAGCGGTGGCAGGATTGGGTTAAGTCTACTAAGGTCACCAACCTTCCCAAACCCATGGAGTGATGTGGGTGAAATGGAGACAAGCATATACCTTTACCCGCATTTAGGTAATTACCAGGACGCTGAGGTACCTAGGGTAACCTACGAGATTACCCATGGTTTAAAGTACGTGATAATCACTGGTGAGTCACGGAACCAGGGAGTAGGCCAATGGAGCTTCATGCACGTTAACCCACCTGAGGCAATGTTAACTGCGCTTAAGGTTGCTGAGGACTCAATGAATGAGCTAATACTGAGGCTCTATAATCCATATGAGAGGCAGGTTAATGTGAGCATAGGCATTAACGGTGTTAAGGTGAAGGGAGTTACTGAAACCGACATTATTGAGAAGAATGAGGTAGGAACATTAAGTGGACTCAATAACATATTATTAAAGCCATTTGAAATTAAAACAATTAGAATTAAATATGATGCAGGAAGCTAA
- a CDS encoding multiprotein bridging factor aMBF1: MVVTCDICGREINGEPIVVEIDGAVLTLCQRCASRYANVKGVRVVSGVIQQTPSGQTTIKPRQRYITPVRQVKRRNEVNVNQAERLEVIDNYGEVIKDARSRLGMSRDVLASMLGIKESTLRNIEDGKLIPDINLARKMEKVLGIKLLVEREEAEMEFGESGGGEVTLGDVVEIRRKDKEGQ, from the coding sequence ATGGTAGTTACGTGTGACATATGTGGGAGGGAAATAAACGGTGAACCCATAGTTGTTGAAATAGATGGAGCCGTATTAACGCTATGTCAACGCTGCGCCTCCCGTTACGCTAACGTTAAGGGTGTTAGGGTGGTTTCAGGCGTTATTCAACAAACCCCAAGTGGTCAAACGACGATTAAGCCAAGGCAGAGGTACATAACCCCCGTTAGGCAGGTTAAGAGACGTAATGAGGTTAATGTTAATCAAGCGGAGAGGCTTGAGGTTATTGATAATTACGGTGAGGTGATTAAGGATGCTAGAAGCAGGTTAGGTATGAGTAGGGACGTATTAGCAAGCATGCTTGGTATAAAGGAGAGCACGCTTAGGAATATTGAGGATGGTAAACTAATCCCCGATATTAACCTAGCCAGGAAAATGGAGAAGGTCCTGGGGATTAAGCTACTTGTTGAGAGGGAGGAGGCTGAAATGGAGTTTGGTGAATCAGGGGGCGGTGAGGTAACGTTAGGTGATGTGGTTGAGATTAGGAGGAAGGATAAGGAGGGGCAGTAG
- a CDS encoding PH1107-like glycosidase encodes MENTIIGRLRELAVNFINVHKGFRRSIAEPIFKRITLIMPSDVNVTNYPRKPVEVFNPAAVLNNDTLLIFPRIIFDYLNYVSSIGLIELSIRDVVNGRVNKPVNARLIMWPRELWEFRGCEDPRIIKHGDEYLILYTGWGYYYSGGELRPRAVQALAVMDNEFNVVRRGFFTIKAANGESYVPDWWKDSAFIEVKGNKVSMLIRPNIGGLEIGWSGEANLSELTLNMDSMRPVLWFEDFEFKVGWSTNAVKLSSNEYLVGWHGVSRSDYSYRNGLALVNSDGELLAISNYLLEPTGIEEEYGDRPRVIFGDGLIIHEDSLIWIGGVSDYAIGVYTVELDKALSKLTWLKG; translated from the coding sequence ATGGAGAATACTATTATTGGTAGGTTACGTGAATTAGCGGTTAATTTTATCAACGTACATAAGGGGTTTAGGAGGAGTATTGCGGAGCCCATATTTAAGAGAATCACCTTAATAATGCCTAGTGATGTTAATGTTACTAATTACCCACGTAAGCCTGTTGAGGTATTTAACCCAGCGGCTGTTTTAAATAATGATACCTTACTAATCTTCCCTAGAATCATATTCGATTACCTGAATTATGTTTCAAGTATAGGTTTAATTGAATTAAGTATACGGGATGTTGTTAATGGTCGTGTTAATAAACCTGTTAATGCTAGGTTAATAATGTGGCCTAGGGAGCTTTGGGAGTTTAGGGGTTGTGAGGATCCACGCATCATTAAGCATGGTGATGAGTACTTAATACTGTACACTGGATGGGGGTATTATTACAGTGGCGGTGAGTTAAGGCCTAGGGCTGTTCAAGCTTTAGCGGTTATGGACAATGAATTTAACGTTGTTAGGAGGGGATTCTTCACCATTAAGGCCGCTAACGGTGAATCTTATGTCCCGGATTGGTGGAAGGATTCAGCCTTCATTGAGGTTAAGGGTAATAAGGTATCAATGCTCATTAGACCTAACATAGGTGGTTTAGAAATTGGATGGAGCGGTGAGGCTAATTTAAGTGAATTAACGTTAAACATGGATTCAATGAGGCCGGTACTTTGGTTTGAGGATTTCGAATTCAAGGTTGGTTGGTCAACAAACGCCGTTAAATTATCATCGAATGAGTACCTTGTGGGCTGGCATGGAGTATCCAGGAGTGATTACTCGTATAGGAATGGGTTAGCATTAGTGAACAGTGATGGTGAATTATTAGCCATAAGCAACTACCTACTGGAGCCAACAGGCATTGAGGAGGAGTATGGGGATAGGCCAAGGGTAATATTCGGGGATGGCTTAATAATACATGAAGATTCATTAATATGGATTGGAGGCGTAAGCGACTATGCAATTGGTGTTTACACAGTGGAGTTAGATAAGGCATTAAGCAAACTCACGTGGCTAAAGGGCTAG
- a CDS encoding winged helix-turn-helix domain-containing protein, whose translation MVSALRDYDLRRAVYNPLLQLGLIVNTVPDNPLKDNEPINTLLLLPVKAFEALTTYPVRLSIVNALINGPLTVTDVSSRLKLAKGIVHRHLKVLEKLGWVTVANDEVLRILNLPREANRVYYMLSSLIYFGYSVVVNNYEVQLKIDGKYAAFIDSRKGILIVKTPTATYGCVKSCGNSGECFNWALRVSRKFKVQIEAPSSSVDETLVQLFHGILIKGFTSPKAKLPLIKIIDLKIDNMYRQWLGNPIRVNNVNHRNGGQ comes from the coding sequence GTGGTTTCTGCATTAAGGGATTATGACCTCCGGCGAGCGGTTTATAACCCCCTTCTTCAATTAGGCTTAATAGTGAATACAGTGCCGGATAACCCATTGAAGGATAATGAACCCATTAACACCCTATTACTGTTGCCTGTCAAGGCTTTTGAAGCATTAACCACATACCCGGTGAGACTGAGTATTGTGAATGCCTTGATAAATGGGCCATTAACAGTTACTGATGTTTCAAGCAGGTTAAAGTTAGCTAAGGGTATTGTGCATAGGCATTTGAAGGTTCTTGAGAAGCTTGGTTGGGTTACTGTGGCTAATGATGAGGTCCTCAGGATACTTAACCTACCTAGGGAGGCTAATAGAGTGTACTACATGTTATCCTCATTAATATACTTCGGTTATAGTGTTGTTGTTAATAATTATGAGGTTCAACTTAAGATTGATGGTAAATACGCAGCCTTCATAGACTCAAGGAAGGGGATTCTCATTGTTAAAACCCCCACCGCCACCTATGGTTGCGTTAAGTCCTGTGGAAACAGCGGCGAATGCTTTAATTGGGCTCTTAGGGTTTCAAGGAAGTTTAAGGTTCAGATTGAGGCACCGAGCAGTAGTGTTGATGAGACCTTGGTTCAATTATTCCACGGAATATTGATTAAAGGCTTCACGTCACCTAAGGCTAAGTTACCTTTAATAAAAATAATTGACTTGAAGATTGACAACATGTATAGGCAATGGTTAGGTAACCCAATTAGGGTTAATAACGTTAATCACAGGAACGGTGGGCAGTAA
- a CDS encoding DNA topoisomerase, with amino-acid sequence MDKLIVAEKNSVAKAIAQYLAEGGYTLRRIGIVPVYFFKVNGEYWASMGLRGHILDFDFEHSYNNWNRVEPGKLLDLEPVMVIRGWDRPYVTALVELSKQAREIILALDSDVEGEAIAYEVMLVTRLRKPTLRFRRALFSAVTRDDIRRAFSKLTTINVNLARKVFTRMVIDLKYGATFTRLLTLSAKSSKAPLNRGEFLSYGPCQTPVLNLVVQRALERENFKPEVYYKIKLIIEANGELIELESIDKFKNLKEAQEALSRVKAGKAVVKNIEAKRVHVNPPKPLETVELERRASRFLNIRSKQTLDAAEELYRQGYISYPRTETNIYPPTLDLRGILRNLTSTSTYGQYARHLLAGELRPTAGKDNDNAHPPIHPVKAADKPELMARFRDFKYWLIYDLVVRHFLATLSPPALIEEQRLTVDAGGVLFEASGLRIINDGYFTIYPFERPRANPLPLSALRIGMQVTVKDAKVVKRKTTPPPYLSESELLRLMRKYGIGTDATMQDHIHTNVKRRYFKIIKGQCVPTPLGKALITSLSKYAPTLIDPNFRSRMESMLSLIGSGKEMPDSVRRRLEEEAARVYTSMKPNSNQLGEELAKALRSMVNEKGA; translated from the coding sequence ATGGATAAGTTAATTGTTGCTGAAAAGAACAGTGTGGCTAAGGCTATAGCCCAATACTTAGCTGAGGGTGGATACACATTAAGGAGAATTGGTATTGTACCCGTCTACTTCTTTAAGGTTAATGGGGAGTATTGGGCATCCATGGGCCTAAGGGGGCATATCCTTGACTTCGACTTTGAACACTCCTATAATAATTGGAACAGAGTGGAGCCGGGTAAGCTCCTTGACCTTGAGCCAGTAATGGTGATTAGGGGTTGGGATAGGCCGTACGTAACGGCGTTGGTTGAATTATCGAAGCAGGCTAGGGAAATTATCCTCGCCCTAGACTCTGATGTTGAGGGTGAGGCAATAGCCTACGAGGTAATGCTTGTGACTAGGCTTAGGAAACCCACCTTAAGGTTTAGGAGGGCATTATTCTCAGCGGTCACTAGGGATGATATTAGGAGGGCATTCAGTAAGTTAACAACAATCAACGTTAACCTTGCTAGGAAGGTCTTCACCAGAATGGTTATTGACCTTAAGTACGGTGCAACATTCACTAGGCTATTAACCTTAAGCGCCAAGTCAAGTAAGGCGCCATTAAATAGGGGTGAGTTCCTAAGCTACGGCCCCTGTCAAACACCGGTGCTTAACCTAGTTGTTCAAAGAGCCTTGGAGAGGGAGAATTTTAAGCCTGAGGTTTACTATAAGATTAAATTAATCATTGAGGCTAACGGTGAGTTAATTGAATTAGAGTCCATTGATAAGTTTAAGAACCTTAAGGAGGCCCAGGAGGCGCTTAGTAGGGTTAAGGCAGGTAAGGCGGTGGTTAAGAATATTGAGGCTAAGAGGGTTCACGTTAATCCACCTAAGCCCCTTGAAACCGTGGAGCTTGAGAGGAGGGCTAGTAGATTCCTCAACATTAGGAGTAAGCAGACCCTTGATGCAGCAGAGGAGCTTTACAGGCAGGGTTACATATCCTACCCAAGAACTGAAACCAACATTTACCCACCCACCCTGGATTTAAGGGGTATTTTAAGGAACCTAACCTCAACGTCAACCTACGGTCAATACGCAAGGCATCTACTGGCTGGTGAATTAAGGCCTACTGCAGGTAAGGATAATGATAACGCCCACCCGCCAATACACCCGGTTAAGGCTGCTGATAAGCCTGAGTTAATGGCTAGGTTCAGGGACTTTAAGTACTGGCTCATATACGACCTGGTGGTTAGGCATTTCCTAGCAACCCTAAGTCCCCCAGCCTTAATTGAGGAGCAGAGGCTTACTGTTGATGCTGGTGGAGTACTCTTCGAGGCTTCAGGCCTCAGGATCATTAATGACGGCTACTTCACGATTTACCCCTTCGAGAGACCTAGGGCTAATCCACTACCCTTAAGCGCATTAAGGATTGGTATGCAGGTCACTGTTAAGGATGCTAAGGTTGTTAAGAGGAAGACCACGCCGCCACCCTACTTAAGTGAATCAGAGTTGCTTAGGTTAATGAGGAAGTACGGTATAGGTACAGACGCCACTATGCAGGACCACATACATACTAACGTTAAGAGAAGGTACTTCAAGATAATTAAGGGGCAGTGTGTACCCACACCGCTTGGTAAAGCGTTAATAACCTCATTATCCAAGTACGCACCAACGTTAATAGACCCAAACTTCAGGAGTAGGATGGAGTCCATGCTTTCACTCATTGGTTCAGGGAAGGAGATGCCTGACTCAGTGAGGAGGAGGCTTGAGGAGGAGGCCGCTAGGGTTTACACCTCAATGAAGCCTAATTCTAATCAACTCGGGGAAGAATTAGCTAAGGCGTTGAGAAGCATGGTTAATGAAAAGGGCGCTTAA
- a CDS encoding cyclic pyranopterin monophosphate synthase MoaC — protein sequence MSVRMIDVSGKESVYREAWVEGLIRLRPELAKVIGDSWFIGLGNLASSISVAAVVAVKRAWEFIPLLHPIPITNVEVELTHGYDYVGLRVGAKTVAQTGVEMDALFGALTGLVTAWNVIKARHCVCGPNGDCRVVEEGEVGGLSFSGVGEIKGIEGVRVIRKIKGGLSSGNGTEGTGSINVNNAPSLVTLFDASNEPTYIGEAEASGFIKLKPSTVELIRSGGVEKGDVLATAQLAAISMAKRAWELLPLIHQNYLTHVAVGAEVKDNGVYVKVTTRNVSRTGSAMEALMATGAALLTIWDMVKKYEKDENGQYPDTEVSFIRLEKAVKTPMQ from the coding sequence ATGAGTGTTAGGATGATTGATGTTTCGGGGAAGGAGAGTGTTTACAGGGAGGCTTGGGTTGAGGGTTTGATTAGGCTTAGGCCGGAGTTGGCTAAGGTTATTGGTGATTCATGGTTCATTGGCCTAGGTAACTTAGCCTCATCAATCTCAGTGGCCGCTGTGGTTGCTGTTAAGAGGGCTTGGGAGTTCATTCCCCTTCTTCACCCAATACCAATAACTAATGTTGAGGTTGAGTTGACTCATGGTTACGATTACGTTGGGTTGAGGGTTGGGGCTAAGACAGTTGCCCAGACTGGGGTTGAGATGGATGCCTTATTCGGGGCCTTAACCGGCCTTGTGACTGCTTGGAATGTTATTAAGGCTAGGCACTGCGTCTGTGGGCCTAACGGTGACTGTAGGGTTGTTGAGGAGGGTGAGGTGGGTGGATTATCCTTCAGTGGTGTGGGTGAGATTAAGGGTATTGAGGGGGTGAGGGTTATTAGGAAGATTAAGGGTGGGTTAAGCAGTGGTAATGGTACTGAGGGCACTGGGTCGATTAACGTTAATAATGCCCCATCCCTAGTAACACTCTTCGACGCCTCTAATGAACCCACGTACATCGGGGAGGCTGAGGCAAGCGGCTTCATTAAGCTTAAGCCAAGCACGGTGGAGTTGATTAGGAGTGGGGGTGTTGAGAAGGGTGATGTCTTAGCCACCGCCCAATTAGCAGCCATATCAATGGCTAAGAGGGCTTGGGAACTCCTACCCCTTATTCACCAGAATTACTTAACCCACGTTGCCGTTGGCGCTGAGGTTAAGGATAATGGGGTTTACGTTAAGGTAACCACTAGGAATGTTTCAAGGACGGGTTCAGCCATGGAGGCGCTAATGGCCACTGGGGCAGCGTTACTGACTATTTGGGATATGGTTAAGAAGTATGAGAAGGATGAGAATGGACAATACCCTGACACTGAGGTAAGCTTCATTAGGCTTGAGAAGGCTGTTAAGACGCCTATGCAGTAG
- a CDS encoding M20 family metallo-hydrolase, whose amino-acid sequence MTQDKPDLSRVMSKVGELREFIINLYKDFIPIRALAPENGGDGEWDRAQYLINVARQYFDDVKVIEAPDPRVSRGSRPNVVATIKGIDESRTFWVIAHMDTVPEGDRALWSVEPYQATVKGDLVYGRGVEDNGQGIVMGLAVGKVLRDLGIKPPFNYGLILASDEEVGSKYGIRYILDTERDLFKASDLILVPDAGNPDGSMIEIAEKAILWLRITITGKQGHASVPESALNAHRLGMMLALKLDEVLHSTYNAEDPLFTPPESTFEPTRVDKNVDNVNTIPGRHVFYFDCRVLPRYSLDDVLATVNKTAEEFCREKGCGFSVEVLNRDDPAPPTSPNSEVVQRLTRAIKMIRNIDVKYMGIGGGTYAKYIRMLGIPVAVWMTSSNTAHSPDERVNLNDVINDVKVTLASMMI is encoded by the coding sequence ATGACGCAGGATAAGCCTGATTTAAGTAGGGTAATGAGTAAGGTGGGTGAATTAAGGGAATTCATTATTAACCTATACAAGGACTTCATACCGATAAGGGCACTTGCCCCTGAGAATGGGGGCGATGGGGAGTGGGATAGGGCCCAGTACTTAATTAATGTTGCCAGGCAGTATTTTGATGATGTTAAGGTTATTGAGGCACCTGACCCTAGGGTGAGTAGGGGTTCAAGACCTAACGTGGTGGCTACCATTAAGGGGATTGATGAATCTAGGACCTTCTGGGTAATAGCGCATATGGATACTGTACCAGAGGGTGATAGAGCCCTGTGGAGTGTTGAGCCTTATCAAGCGACTGTTAAGGGGGATTTAGTGTATGGTAGGGGTGTTGAGGATAATGGTCAAGGCATAGTAATGGGCTTAGCCGTGGGTAAGGTTTTAAGGGATTTAGGCATTAAACCACCATTCAACTATGGCCTAATACTGGCCAGTGATGAGGAGGTGGGGAGTAAGTATGGGATAAGGTACATACTGGATACTGAGAGGGATTTATTTAAGGCCAGTGACCTTATCCTCGTACCTGATGCAGGGAATCCCGATGGATCAATGATTGAGATAGCTGAGAAGGCAATACTTTGGTTAAGGATTACTATTACTGGTAAGCAGGGCCATGCCAGTGTCCCTGAGTCGGCCTTGAATGCCCATAGGTTAGGCATGATGCTTGCCCTTAAGCTTGATGAAGTGCTTCACAGTACCTATAATGCCGAGGACCCATTATTCACGCCACCTGAGTCAACCTTTGAACCCACTAGGGTTGATAAGAATGTGGATAACGTTAACACTATACCCGGTAGACACGTGTTCTACTTCGACTGCAGGGTGTTACCTAGGTATAGTCTTGATGATGTCTTAGCCACGGTCAATAAGACTGCTGAGGAATTCTGCAGGGAGAAAGGCTGCGGATTCAGTGTTGAGGTTTTGAATAGGGATGACCCAGCACCCCCCACTAGTCCTAATAGTGAAGTTGTTCAGAGGCTTACTAGGGCTATTAAGATGATTAGGAACATTGATGTTAAGTACATGGGTATTGGGGGAGGCACGTATGCTAAGTACATTAGGATGCTGGGTATTCCTGTGGCAGTCTGGATGACTTCAAGTAATACTGCGCATTCCCCCGATGAGCGCGTTAACTTAAACGACGTCATAAATGATGTTAAGGTTACTTTAGCATCAATGATGATTTAA
- a CDS encoding HAD family hydrolase codes for MRIGLIIVDLDMTLVDTARRCYDVLVKLSNVNGVSFSEFMEMYYDERGIRSGLALIIGPNALDYWFWRRCWLRYINDGEYGELMPGALEALRILKGEGRLIVMATGREIESNLLTPELAVYGLLNLLDGYMALGDLGPNYNKGDLLKRILGIYNNGSVKGAVYVTDHPRDIEVCRGMGLLSIGVLNKWVKELNADKVIRNLMDLPKAVKELEEAS; via the coding sequence GTGAGGATTGGTTTAATTATAGTGGATTTGGATATGACTCTAGTGGATACTGCTAGGCGTTGCTATGATGTGTTGGTTAAGTTGAGTAATGTTAATGGTGTATCGTTCAGTGAGTTCATGGAAATGTACTACGATGAGAGAGGTATTAGGAGTGGCTTAGCCTTAATCATAGGCCCCAATGCCCTTGATTACTGGTTTTGGAGGAGGTGCTGGTTAAGGTACATTAATGATGGTGAGTACGGGGAATTAATGCCAGGTGCCTTGGAGGCTTTAAGGATTCTTAAGGGGGAGGGTAGGTTAATTGTAATGGCTACTGGTAGGGAGATTGAAAGCAACCTACTAACCCCTGAATTAGCAGTATACGGCTTATTGAACCTGCTTGATGGTTACATGGCCCTCGGTGACCTTGGGCCTAATTACAATAAGGGTGATTTACTTAAGCGAATACTGGGTATTTACAATAATGGTAGCGTTAAGGGCGCCGTATACGTTACTGATCACCCAAGGGATATTGAGGTGTGTAGGGGCATGGGGTTGTTGAGTATTGGTGTGTTGAATAAGTGGGTCAAGGAATTGAATGCTGATAAAGTCATTAGGAACCTAATGGATCTACCTAAGGCTGTTAAGGAACTTGAGGAAGCCTCGTAA